In one window of Nerophis ophidion isolate RoL-2023_Sa linkage group LG05, RoL_Noph_v1.0, whole genome shotgun sequence DNA:
- the gpcpd1 gene encoding glycerophosphocholine phosphodiesterase GPCPD1 isoform X1 — MEVSRVTLTVRGETSPGEVIAVVGSCEALGFWSYEKAATLHPNSVEGSTWTTTLAIPMGVVVKYRYFKGLFLESKSAGGPCQVIVNMWETHHQPRSLSPTASHLSVSDGHFGIHNGLKCVDNGWLTCQTEIRLRLHFSKTSPVSITKKKFKKSRFRIKLTLEGIEEEEEDEEEDMKSPSALQKMTNTMEISMITAKAYKSRHSQPECGYALEPSRWTEYSIHTMDPDNLELTFEFFEEELSEPVVQGDAQPGHVGTACLLSSTFRESGKDNGVVTLPIMGRNSRQTIGKVRVDYLVIRPIAGLQCDMRASFTKYWKKRSALDVGHRGAGSSHAAKHHKVRENTIASFKSAAEHGAPIVEFDVHLSKDAVPIVYHDLTCCISTKKKNNKTLELIEVPVKDLTFNQLQLLKLAHVAAMKENDLKDILEDEDEIDEHQPFPSLSQIFQALPEHVGFNIELKWICQMKDGSWDGNMSTFFNMNKFLDIILSCVLQNGGKRRVVFSCFDPNICSMVRHKQNKYPILFLTQGISKKYPELMDIRCQTTEIAISFAQSEDILGISAHTEELLTNLSLIGEAQGKGLVVFSWGDDNNEHENRKRLRQQGIDGLIYDRICEDQGEQSNIFKVEEQHSLQEVITEETLKNCACSCYSIPCSTAPCVASKERPGSAESDSGLSSS; from the exons GGGAGGTAATTGCCGTAGTTGGAAGCTGTGAAGCGTTAGGCTTCTGGAGCTATGAAAAAGCAGCAACCTTGCACCCCAACAGTGTCGAAGG GAGTACATGGACAACAACGCTTGCCATCCCAATGGGAGTTGTCGTAAAATATCGCTATTTTAAAGGCCTCTTTCTGGAGTCAAAG AGTGCAGGCGGTCCTTGTCAGGTGATAGTCAATATGTGGGAGACCCATCATCAGCCCCGCAGCTTGAGCCCCACAG CATCACACCTGAGTGTAAGCGATGGCCATTTTGGAATACACA ATGGGTTGAAGTGTGTCGACAATGGTTGGTTGACGTGCCAGACGGAGATTCGTTTGCGTCTGCACTTTTCCAAGACATCTCCGGTGTCTATAACTAAGAAGAAGTTTAAGAAGTCTCGCTTCAG GATCAAATTGACCCTAGAGGGCAtcgaggaagaggaagaagacgaggaggaagacatgaaaagcccCTCAGCCCTGCAAAAAATGACCAACACGATGGAGATTAGCATGATCACCGCTAAAGCCTACAAGTCGCGCCACTCTCAACCTGAGTGCGGTTATGCCCTGGAGCCTTCGCGCTGGACCGAGTACAGCATCCACACCATGGACCCTGACAATCTGGAGCTGACATTTGAGTTTTTTGAG GAGGAGCTGAGTGAGCCCGTGGTCCAGGGCGACGCTCAACCGGGTCACGTGGGCACCGCCTGCCTTCTCTCGTCCACCTTCCGGGAAAGCGGCAAGGACAACGGCGTTGTCACGCTGCCCATTATGGGACGCAATTCACGGCAGACCATCGGCAAAGTCCGAG TGGACTACCTGGTGATCAGGCCCATAGCGGGACTGCAGTGCGACATGAGAGCATCCTTCACCAAATACTGGAAAAAAAGAAGCGCTCTGGATGTGGGGCACAGAGGAGCTGGCAGCTCACACGCCGCCAA GCACCACAAAGTACGAGAGAACACCATTGCCTCATTCAAGAGCGCCGCCGAGCAT GGCGCCCCTATAGTGGAGTTTGACGTCCACCTCTCCAAGGACGCTGTTCCCATCGTGTACCACGACCTTACCTGCTGCATCTCTACCAAGAAG aaAAACAACAAGACTCTGGAACTCATTGAGGTGCCAGTGAAAGACCTGACATTTAATCAACTGCAGCTTCTGAAG CTGGctcatgttgctgccatgaaggaAAACGATCTGAAAG ACATACTGGAAGACGAGGATGAGATTGATGAGCATCAGCCCTTCCCGTCGCTTTCGCAG ATATTCCAAGCCCTTCCTGAACACGTGGGCTTCAACATTGAGCTGAAGTGGATCTGTCAGATGAAG GACGGGTCATGGGATGGCAACATGTCAACTTTCTTCAACATGAACAAGTTCCTGGACATCATCCTGTCTTGCGTTCTGCAGAATGGAGGCAAAAGACGTGTAGTGTTCTCCTGCTTTGACCCGAATATCTGCTCCAT GGTGCGCCACAAGCAGAACAAGTACCCAATCCTCTTCCTGACTCAGGGAATCTCCAAGAAGTACCCGGAGCTGATGGACATCCGCTGCCAGACCACAGAGATTGCCATTAGCTTCGCCCAGAGCGAAGACATCCTG GGAATCAGCGCTCACACTGAAGAGCTGCTGACAAACCTGAGCCTGATCGGGGAGGCGCAGGGCAAAGGCCTGGTGGTCTTTAGCTGGGGCGACGACAACAACGAGCACGAGAACAGGAAGCGGCTGAGACAGCAAGGCATCGACGGCCTCATCTATGACAG GATCTGTGAGGACCAAGGAGAGCAGTCCAACATCTTTAAGGTGGAGGAGCAACACTCCCTGCAGGAGGTGATCACCGAGGAGACCCTCAAGAACTGCGCCTGCTCCTGCTACTCCATCCCTTGCTCCACAGCGCCGTGCGTTGCCTCCAAGGAGCGGCCCGGGAGCGCTGAGTCCGACTCTGGCCTCAGCTCCTCGTAG
- the gpcpd1 gene encoding glycerophosphocholine phosphodiesterase GPCPD1 isoform X3, whose product MKSPSALQKMTNTMEISMITAKAYKSRHSQPECGYALEPSRWTEYSIHTMDPDNLELTFEFFEEELSEPVVQGDAQPGHVGTACLLSSTFRESGKDNGVVTLPIMGRNSRQTIGKVRVDYLVIRPIAGLQCDMRASFTKYWKKRSALDVGHRGAGSSHAAKHHKVRENTIASFKSAAEHGAPIVEFDVHLSKDAVPIVYHDLTCCISTKKKNNKTLELIEVPVKDLTFNQLQLLKLAHVAAMKENDLKDILEDEDEIDEHQPFPSLSQIFQALPEHVGFNIELKWICQMKDGSWDGNMSTFFNMNKFLDIILSCVLQNGGKRRVVFSCFDPNICSMVRHKQNKYPILFLTQGISKKYPELMDIRCQTTEIAISFAQSEDILGISAHTEELLTNLSLIGEAQGKGLVVFSWGDDNNEHENRKRLRQQGIDGLIYDRICEDQGEQSNIFKVEEQHSLQEVITEETLKNCACSCYSIPCSTAPCVASKERPGSAESDSGLSSS is encoded by the exons atgaaaagcccCTCAGCCCTGCAAAAAATGACCAACACGATGGAGATTAGCATGATCACCGCTAAAGCCTACAAGTCGCGCCACTCTCAACCTGAGTGCGGTTATGCCCTGGAGCCTTCGCGCTGGACCGAGTACAGCATCCACACCATGGACCCTGACAATCTGGAGCTGACATTTGAGTTTTTTGAG GAGGAGCTGAGTGAGCCCGTGGTCCAGGGCGACGCTCAACCGGGTCACGTGGGCACCGCCTGCCTTCTCTCGTCCACCTTCCGGGAAAGCGGCAAGGACAACGGCGTTGTCACGCTGCCCATTATGGGACGCAATTCACGGCAGACCATCGGCAAAGTCCGAG TGGACTACCTGGTGATCAGGCCCATAGCGGGACTGCAGTGCGACATGAGAGCATCCTTCACCAAATACTGGAAAAAAAGAAGCGCTCTGGATGTGGGGCACAGAGGAGCTGGCAGCTCACACGCCGCCAA GCACCACAAAGTACGAGAGAACACCATTGCCTCATTCAAGAGCGCCGCCGAGCAT GGCGCCCCTATAGTGGAGTTTGACGTCCACCTCTCCAAGGACGCTGTTCCCATCGTGTACCACGACCTTACCTGCTGCATCTCTACCAAGAAG aaAAACAACAAGACTCTGGAACTCATTGAGGTGCCAGTGAAAGACCTGACATTTAATCAACTGCAGCTTCTGAAG CTGGctcatgttgctgccatgaaggaAAACGATCTGAAAG ACATACTGGAAGACGAGGATGAGATTGATGAGCATCAGCCCTTCCCGTCGCTTTCGCAG ATATTCCAAGCCCTTCCTGAACACGTGGGCTTCAACATTGAGCTGAAGTGGATCTGTCAGATGAAG GACGGGTCATGGGATGGCAACATGTCAACTTTCTTCAACATGAACAAGTTCCTGGACATCATCCTGTCTTGCGTTCTGCAGAATGGAGGCAAAAGACGTGTAGTGTTCTCCTGCTTTGACCCGAATATCTGCTCCAT GGTGCGCCACAAGCAGAACAAGTACCCAATCCTCTTCCTGACTCAGGGAATCTCCAAGAAGTACCCGGAGCTGATGGACATCCGCTGCCAGACCACAGAGATTGCCATTAGCTTCGCCCAGAGCGAAGACATCCTG GGAATCAGCGCTCACACTGAAGAGCTGCTGACAAACCTGAGCCTGATCGGGGAGGCGCAGGGCAAAGGCCTGGTGGTCTTTAGCTGGGGCGACGACAACAACGAGCACGAGAACAGGAAGCGGCTGAGACAGCAAGGCATCGACGGCCTCATCTATGACAG GATCTGTGAGGACCAAGGAGAGCAGTCCAACATCTTTAAGGTGGAGGAGCAACACTCCCTGCAGGAGGTGATCACCGAGGAGACCCTCAAGAACTGCGCCTGCTCCTGCTACTCCATCCCTTGCTCCACAGCGCCGTGCGTTGCCTCCAAGGAGCGGCCCGGGAGCGCTGAGTCCGACTCTGGCCTCAGCTCCTCGTAG
- the gpcpd1 gene encoding glycerophosphocholine phosphodiesterase GPCPD1 isoform X2: MEVSRVTLTVRGETSPGEVIAVVGSCEALGFWSYEKAATLHPNSVEGSTWTTTLAIPMGVVVKYRYFKGLFLESKSAGGPCQVIVNMWETHHQPRSLSPTASHLSVSDGHFGIHNGLKCVDNGWLTCQTEIRLRLHFSKTSPVSITKKKFKKSRFRIKLTLEGIEEEEEDEEEDMKSPSALQKMTNTMEISMITAKAYKSRHSQPECGYALEPSRWTEYSIHTMDPDNLELTFEFFEEELSEPVVQGDAQPGHVGTACLLSSTFRESGKDNGVVTLPIMGRNSRQTIGKVRVDYLVIRPIAGLQCDMRASFTKYWKKRSALDVGHRGAGSSHAAKHHKVRENTIASFKSAAEHGAPIVEFDVHLSKDAVPIVYHDLTCCISTKKKNNKTLELIEVPVKDLTFNQLQLLKLAHVAAMKENDLKDILEDEDEIDEHQPFPSLSQIFQALPEHVGFNIELKWICQMKDGSWDGNMSTFFNMNKFLDIILSCVLQNGGKRRVVFSCFDPNICSMVRHKQNKYPILFLTQGISKKYPELMDIRCQTTEIAISFAQSEDILGISAHTEELLTNLSLIGEAQGKGLVVFSWGDDNNEHENRKRLRQQGIDGLIYDRICDCSLTNSDSSPSDS, translated from the exons GGGAGGTAATTGCCGTAGTTGGAAGCTGTGAAGCGTTAGGCTTCTGGAGCTATGAAAAAGCAGCAACCTTGCACCCCAACAGTGTCGAAGG GAGTACATGGACAACAACGCTTGCCATCCCAATGGGAGTTGTCGTAAAATATCGCTATTTTAAAGGCCTCTTTCTGGAGTCAAAG AGTGCAGGCGGTCCTTGTCAGGTGATAGTCAATATGTGGGAGACCCATCATCAGCCCCGCAGCTTGAGCCCCACAG CATCACACCTGAGTGTAAGCGATGGCCATTTTGGAATACACA ATGGGTTGAAGTGTGTCGACAATGGTTGGTTGACGTGCCAGACGGAGATTCGTTTGCGTCTGCACTTTTCCAAGACATCTCCGGTGTCTATAACTAAGAAGAAGTTTAAGAAGTCTCGCTTCAG GATCAAATTGACCCTAGAGGGCAtcgaggaagaggaagaagacgaggaggaagacatgaaaagcccCTCAGCCCTGCAAAAAATGACCAACACGATGGAGATTAGCATGATCACCGCTAAAGCCTACAAGTCGCGCCACTCTCAACCTGAGTGCGGTTATGCCCTGGAGCCTTCGCGCTGGACCGAGTACAGCATCCACACCATGGACCCTGACAATCTGGAGCTGACATTTGAGTTTTTTGAG GAGGAGCTGAGTGAGCCCGTGGTCCAGGGCGACGCTCAACCGGGTCACGTGGGCACCGCCTGCCTTCTCTCGTCCACCTTCCGGGAAAGCGGCAAGGACAACGGCGTTGTCACGCTGCCCATTATGGGACGCAATTCACGGCAGACCATCGGCAAAGTCCGAG TGGACTACCTGGTGATCAGGCCCATAGCGGGACTGCAGTGCGACATGAGAGCATCCTTCACCAAATACTGGAAAAAAAGAAGCGCTCTGGATGTGGGGCACAGAGGAGCTGGCAGCTCACACGCCGCCAA GCACCACAAAGTACGAGAGAACACCATTGCCTCATTCAAGAGCGCCGCCGAGCAT GGCGCCCCTATAGTGGAGTTTGACGTCCACCTCTCCAAGGACGCTGTTCCCATCGTGTACCACGACCTTACCTGCTGCATCTCTACCAAGAAG aaAAACAACAAGACTCTGGAACTCATTGAGGTGCCAGTGAAAGACCTGACATTTAATCAACTGCAGCTTCTGAAG CTGGctcatgttgctgccatgaaggaAAACGATCTGAAAG ACATACTGGAAGACGAGGATGAGATTGATGAGCATCAGCCCTTCCCGTCGCTTTCGCAG ATATTCCAAGCCCTTCCTGAACACGTGGGCTTCAACATTGAGCTGAAGTGGATCTGTCAGATGAAG GACGGGTCATGGGATGGCAACATGTCAACTTTCTTCAACATGAACAAGTTCCTGGACATCATCCTGTCTTGCGTTCTGCAGAATGGAGGCAAAAGACGTGTAGTGTTCTCCTGCTTTGACCCGAATATCTGCTCCAT GGTGCGCCACAAGCAGAACAAGTACCCAATCCTCTTCCTGACTCAGGGAATCTCCAAGAAGTACCCGGAGCTGATGGACATCCGCTGCCAGACCACAGAGATTGCCATTAGCTTCGCCCAGAGCGAAGACATCCTG GGAATCAGCGCTCACACTGAAGAGCTGCTGACAAACCTGAGCCTGATCGGGGAGGCGCAGGGCAAAGGCCTGGTGGTCTTTAGCTGGGGCGACGACAACAACGAGCACGAGAACAGGAAGCGGCTGAGACAGCAAGGCATCGACGGCCTCATCTATGACAG AATATGTGACTGTTCCCTGACAAATTCTGATTCAAGTCCATCAGATTCCT GA